Part of the Amblyomma americanum isolate KBUSLIRL-KWMA chromosome 7, ASM5285725v1, whole genome shotgun sequence genome, GTTCCTACATCACAGAGGTGCCGCTTCCGTCTGTTATAGCAGAGCTCACTGCCATTCGTGAAGGCTTGTCCACTTTAAAGGACCTCCTCTGTGTTCCACCACCGTACTGTCTTCTTGTATATACACACCCAGCACAAGCAGTACTACGACGCCTAGCCCGTTGCCTGGGCATTGTTGTCGATATGTGCACCATTGTGAAAATCATATCCATGCCTTGTCCGAGTTGCGCTCGACGCAATATGCACCATCTTAGGGAAGCGGACAGTGCGTCTCATCCACTGCAGGAGACATACCCGCTTCCTCTACTCAGATTAGCCGCAGGAGACGCCGTACTGCCTGAAAAGGAATTTCTCCGCCCCTCCAAGCGTGCTTTAATACCACCGCGTTGACCCAACCTTCTCGGCGATTTAACTCCCCGTCAGAAGGTAGCGTTGAAGAGAATCTGGGTGGATGTCGCGCTGATGCCTGCGGTGAGGGCCTCCTGCAGGCATCACAGACTCCGTTTCTGAACTGCCCCGCTCCCGCTACAGAAGCGACGTTAGCTCACTTCATGCTAACTTGCCACGGACTTCGGGCGGCACTTAAGTAATACCTAGGCATTCAGGGTTACCCCCACAGCCGACCAGCAGACACTCGGATCTAGACCCATGGGCCCCAATACCGGGCCTTGTTGGTATTCATTGCTGACATCGGCCAGCACATGTAAATATAACTCTCTTATGCCGAAAGGCATATttgcgcaataaaaaaagaacGCTCAAAAGGTCCCAGGCATGAATCACTAGGGCGTGCTGATCATCCACTTTGGTCCGATGCTAGCTAGGTAGAACAGGTAGGAGGGGAAGGTAGTTTGATAGCCTGCTGGGCACTGAAAGAGACGGTGCTCAAGGTTGCCATAGCGTGAGGGACATTTCGGGTTCGAAGGGTCAGATCGCATGTGGTAAAGGTGCAGGTGAACTGGGATGAAAAGGGCATTGTTAAATAGGTTGGAGAGAATATGAGTCTGGGTGATGCTGTGTCGGTGGAGGGGTCTGGATAAAGCGAACTCCTGCCATCCGCACATTCCGAAACCTCTGGAGTGCCACAAATGCATAAAGTATGATCACGAGAGGGATGTTAAAGGCATGAGATCGCGTGTGCAGAGCTTCTTAGGGCCGGAACATGTGAGTCGAGGGCGGGATGCCGTGGGCGGTGCTCAAGAAATCCACGGCAGTGTTTGCATTCCTGCGATTCTTCATCTAAGGTCAGAAAGAGAGAGTCCCTTCGTTCATGACATCTGTGAGTGTGCTGCCAAAAATGGCTAAGACGTATTGCTCAGCCAATCTTCTGTGTCGCGTTGTTTGatacatgtccagcattcttggacaataATTTCCAATATTGGAATATATTAAAGGGCACTGTTAtggaagtattgaaggtaatggtccattctgcCGATGTGTAACAAAATCTTTATAAAGCTTTTCCATCGTAGCATCGAGCTGCTAAGACAGTCATAAAAGACCGTATAGCAAACATGTTAGTACCAAAAAACTGAAACCGTGTCGACTGGAGGCCTGCAAACATATTGAGTCAAagcgaaatcttacaatacatCAAATTTAGCGTTCATGAGcgctttcccgttcaaaaaaagaaacactcctcGTTCTGTACAATGCCTACAATAAGAGGTGTCACTTATTTCCTGTGACTAACATTTTGAACCTAGAGTAAAGCACAATTTCATTTCACTCTATAGTTTTCAACACAGCCACAAAGGCATTTTCTCGGCTGGTACTTGGACGCAAGATACAAGCGTGTGAAGACCACCGTCAAATGAGTGCTTCTCGTGACCAAACCGCTTAACTGCTCGTTAGAGCGTGGTGTTCCACTTCCCAGCAGGGAGTGGCATTGGCAGCCGGTGCCGGCGTCAATATTCTCCACACCGCAGGCACTCAACGCGGCGTCATTGGCTGATGTTGTGCGTGCCGCACCCGATTATGTGCGTTCAGACCACTTCGTCGCACAAATGCCATCCCGCATTGTTCGCACATGAAATTACCGGCGGTGCGATGGAAAAGCTGGTGCATCGCGGCACCGCCGCCACTGGCTAATTCCGCGCCGCACTTCGTGCAGAGGCGCTCGCCGAGGTGAGTGCCGAGGTGCGCGGCCATGGTCCTCTGTGACTTGCACCGTTGCTTGCAGATTGGACACGACATCTTCTTGCCCCGCTCGATGGTGCCTGGGGACTGATGTTTGTAGACATGGTGGGCTACCAGCCTGCTGGGGTCCCGGAACTgcagctggcattcacggcagcggTGGACGGTAGCCTCGCCCATTGGCCGGATCATCCGCAGTCGCCTTCGCTGCTCCGAGACGTGACGGCGCTGGGAATAGAGAAAGGCTCCAGGTTTAAAAACACGTTTTGTAGTATCCACCCAAAATAACGGGCCCGGTTCaccaaacaacaacaaaattccAAGGAACGCCGATTTGCACAAGCAGATCCGTCACAAGTTTCCTAAGAACTTTAGGTCTTGTATGAACCGAGGGGACCAGCAGTGTGTCAGGCAAGTTGCGCTGTTTCTAGCATCCAAACCGTTCCAAAGGTTCCTTTTGGTAGCCTCCTGGTCAAATGTTCACCTCTGATGTTGAAGCATAATGAGACATTGGATAACACTTTGTCTTTTTTTACTTGACCCAAGAACGGGCAGTATTAGCCTTAACAATTTTGTTGTCGCAAGACATGATTCATGAGCGGGCTTCCAGTGCCTGTGATGTTGAGGCAAGCTTTGCATTGCAAATCTTATGGTGCCAAATTTTCTGTTTCTTACAGGCGCCACAAGAGCACATCTAAAAAACAGCCCGGCATGGCATTGGTTTCAATCCGCGTCGCACTCTTCTCACGGGCCGTCCGCTGCACCATAACAGCAGTGGTTCAACTGGTTTGTAGCAAGCCACCTGACTGAACTTATGGACCCATCTAAATTGGTCGCGCGCGTGTAATTAGTTTACGCCCAGGCTCTATGACTAAAAGGAGCAAAGAAAAAGCAACTATCGACCCCTGCCCTGGTTCACCTGCCCACCAGCTACACCATGGtaagtaagccacccggtgggcagtgGCACAGTGGCTCAAGGCAGGTATCATGGAAAGTGTTACCATCGGTGCGACTTCTGTTGCTTGTGATGGGTTccaacccaagttgctcttctcgagcagccTTTCACAATTATATGGGCTGCTGCCtaacatggtgggcaggttgtccgCCACCCGGTGGGCAGATTAGCAGAATGTCACAAAACCGGCTTTAGACAAACAAACAGAGATACAAAAatacaacggctaaatgcggagAATGGCCACtaaaagtgctagcgcactaaaacacaTGCTTTGCGCTTTACTTTTCACTGTGGTCAGCGTACCAGCAGAGGTTATTACGACCTTGCAAATTTCACGGGCTATGAGCAGTGTGAGACATCGAACAAGCATCGGTTCAGATGCAGCCCAACTGGTCAGGAGAGTGGTTCAGCTGAACATGACACTATTTCGTTCTTAAAAATTTGTCTCGGCTCTACACGTGGAACGGCGACTCACTAACGGGCTCGGCAGTACGCGCCGCAGAGAGAAACCTTTGTGCAGTGGTTCCAGACAGCAAACTATGTGTTAAAAAGCGATCTCATCGTAGAGCGAGCCACCTTCATCAGGGTTCAAGATCCAGTCGTAGCCTTCTCTTCCCTCATCGATTATGCGGCGCTTCCTGTCCTGTCCTAAGGCTACAAACGGCGGCCAGCATTGGCCACCATCAATATGAAAACGACCTGCGAGAGCGGAAAGAGGCTGGGGGTTTACCGTTGCGGGAGACGCATCCGAGTCCATGCTGTCACTCGACGTGCACTGCTGCGCTGCCAGCTCAGCCAGTGACGGTACGCTGACCGTGAGGAGTGACACGACGTCCTCCCGGTCCATGATTCCCAGCGCTGGCCTCGTTATAGTGAGCAGAGGTGGCACTCAAGAGCTGTGCCCGTGGAGCCGTGACGGCTGTGGCTTCCAACGGTCAGGGTGTGTGCCCGTGAACGAACTATGCGGCATGAGACAGAACTATGACCGAGGAAGAAGAAGCACAAtcgaagaagagagaagaaatttCAAGAAGCAGAATAAAGAGGTCCGTTTTACGCATTGTTAAGCACCGTCGTTCGTATGTGCTAATAATTTTAATAAAAATGTTCCTCGGAGGTCTCTGCGATTGTCTCAGGTGCCTGGGATCTCTGAAAGATCGGCACGTCTCTGTGAAGGGGGTGAGAAAGCTGAAGTGCGAGCGATGGCTTCGTAGTGGTGGTAAAAACAGCCAACCAGCCAAAAACATTTATCGCCACAAATGTGTTTGGGGCGCAAAGGCCCTTTGTCCCCCAAACGACGCCACTACACGCAAACGTTCATGTTCCTACGGTCCATGAGGCCGGCAGCCCGGTCCGTGGCGGTCTTCTATCGGACCGAGTACTTAGAGCATAGCGAAGTCTCCCAGTCCTTCCAGCGGGTGAGGTGCTCCAGACACCGCGGGAGAGTATCCGCCGGGCATTGGAATAGAACGTGGGAGAGTGTGGCGGTGGGGTGGTTGCAGAAGGTGCAAGAGGGGTTGGTGAGCGTTTGGTGATAGCGGGACCTAGTGTAAAGGGATGGGAGGGTTTGTGTCAGGAGGCGGCGCTATATGGTTTAGAGGTAATTATAATGAgtgacaagcagggcaatgtcattagcaatataaaTAATATAGTTAACGTAGCAGAACAGTTctgcacaaatctgtacagtagccaatgtaatcagagcgttaatgagaaagacagtagtccACAGcattgcgtcatcccgccagtgacgaaagaggaagaaagcattaggagcaatggaaaggagaaaagcagctggggaggatcaggtaacagcagatctgttaaaggatggaggggacatcgtgctagaaaaactagccaccctgtatacgcaatgccttatgatctctaccgtaccagaaacttggaagaatgcaaacattatcttaattcataagaagggagacgccaggcacttgaaaaattacagactgatcagcttactatccgttgcctacaaagtatttactaaggtgatcgctaattgagccagggcaaccttagacttcaataaaccaaatgatcaagGAGGCTTTCGTAAAGCgtattccacaatagataatattcacaccatcaatcaggtgatagagaaatgggcagaatataaccaacccctatatatagctttcattgatgaCGAGAAAGCGTTCGACttagtggaaacctcggcagtcatacaggaattgcgtaatcagggtgtagaagagccttatgtcaaaatactagaagatatatatagcaaacgaacagctaccatagtcctccataaagtcagcaatcaaattccaataaggaagggcgtcagacaaggagTCACAATGtcgctaatgctattcaccgtctgtttacaCGAGGTATTCCGAAGCAtgatttgggaacagttgggaataagagtaaacgaagaataccaaaataatctgcgattcgctgatgacattgccttgctgaatcactcaggaggtgaactacaaatcatgatcaatgagttagacggtcagagcagaacgctgggtctaaaattaacatgcagaaaaccaaattaatgttcaacagtctagcaaggaaacagcagttcacaattggcagcgacagCCTGGAacttgtaaaggaatacgtctactcagggcaggtagtgacagctgatccggatcaccaGAAGGAAACaagtagaaggataagaatggggtggagcgcatatggcaggttctctcagatcatgagtggcagtttaccaatttccctcaagagaaaagtgtacaacagctctatcttaccggtactcacctacggggcaccaacgtggaggctaacgaaaagagttcagcttaagttaagaacaacgcagcgaaccatggaacgaaaaatgataagtgtaacttAAGAGGCcagaagcgggcacagtgggtgagagaaaaaacgcaggttaatgacgtcctagtcgaaatcaagatgaagaaatgggcttgggcagggcatgtaatgcgaaggcaagatgaccgctggtccttaagggtaacgaagtggattccaagagaaagtaagcgtagcagggggcggcagaagattaggtgggcggatgagattaagaagtttgcaggcaaaaggtggatgcagctggcaaagtacacgGTCATTTgaagagacttgggagaggcctttgtccagcagtgtTCGTAGtgaggctgatcatgatgatgatgatgatgatgagtaatGCGGTGGCGGGTAGAGCTGTCTTTCGGCTCGGTGAGCCTGAGCCGTAATGGAAAAATAGAGAACATGGACGAAAGGCACCTGCCGACCTTTAACCGCAGAGATATCTTCTTATTTTTCATGCTCCGCAATTAAGGAAGTACCCGCTTCAGTTAATTACCTGTGATCATGAACTTTACTGCCTCTTCGCGCCGTCCAGTTATGTTAGTGCGTACTTATTTTCGCACTGAGAAATAACTCGAGGCCTCTGGATCTGCTGATCGCATTGGTCAGCAACACAAGTTGGCTATTTAAATACTTACCAAGTGGTTTTTACATTTTCTTAAATTTAATCGCAGGCTATGTTTCGTATCGCTGAAAAAGAACTGTGAGAAAATAAAACAGAACCCTCATGCCTGGTGTGATTCCTGCACTTTCATGGTAGTGAATAAGGGCCACCTGCATTTCGCGAAATACACTCTCGAGATGTGTTGCTTATTTCTCCGGATTGTGTGTTGTGGCCTTTAAAACGCATTCCAAGAAACAGAGGAAGAACAATTTAGTTGCGTACCCTAGTGCCTAAAACAGTTGGTGGTCCGCGGTACAGATTGCGGATGCAACGCTCTGTTATATTTTCTGCTCTGCAGCCGAGACGAAGTGCATTGAAGCAGAAGTGAGCGACTGTGGCGGGTACTTTGGGGCGAAGACAAAGAAGATGGAGAATAAAGAAAGACGTTTGAAGGTAATGGGAGGCACAACAAGTGGTCCCACGAAGCCCTTGACGAGTGCCGAATGGGCGGTTGGCGGTTGCTGACACATGCTCAGACCATGTGGTGGTGTGCATGACATGTGCATGTTGAAAGCGTGTCGGTGGGTGACGGACATGTCAGTTTTTACCCGAGGGGATGGTGCCTGTCTGGACTGCCAATATTGGACATCTTCCTCTCTCAAGAGCATGCAGTGAAGAGGGACAGGGGTgtagccagggggggggggggtggcttacAGGGcttcagcacccccccccccccaatttttcCGACCTGTTACGCAACGCTGACCAAAACAAACACCGGCACCGgcagtcattctggattttgccacCTGCAGTGTCTTCTTTAGACTAGAATAGACATTTAGGCGCGAACGTTGCTAACTCGatcgggttggatttcgtggcaacttCCATGCACCTGCACCTGGCATCATGTAACGTAAGGGGCCCCAtccgagcgcaaactttcaagggcctatcgatggctgtctgttgcgactaaaatttcggtgcaattactcacAATATAttaccggtgacagctgctgctgtgcagtacactggaacgaaggacagcgtcactgagatttttccctggctgttgcatatgtacaaaaacgTAAAGGTTATTGAACGActaacattcattaaaatatttgtcctctacttgctaatttcatggcctgtATGCTTTCCATCGGCATGTACTGCTTTGatggttccggaccgatatagttctagacatCATGTGATATTTGCATTACttaataaatacgcaaaaacatggaagcattggtatcagttatgtctgccacgagtgaacgatgaggggatagttggtatgatgATTATAAGAAATACAACGGACCAGGGGACAAggcacagaagagaagcaaacaggacgagctcgtcctgtttcttTCTctgctgtgtcttgtcccctgcttaGGTTTAtattttgtaatcatgtctgccacaattttcaagacatacgaatacattgttttattttaaaaaatacatatttctcttgtctagacagtgcgtagcgttatctaatacacaatggcatgtCGATggaaatgcagttattattgttgcgtttgatcctttCACAAATTCTATGACGAGGCCGCGTTGCAACATGAGTCCCCTCCGAACAAAacttctggctacgccactgaagAGGGGATGTCATCATAGTGCCCGCGTAGGAAAAATACACACTCAGAGCCTGCCCTCACACTGGGCCGAGCACCGTGTATCGCCGTGAGGGGTTCTTGCTGTAGCAGTAGCACAAAACGGGTGGCGCGAAAACTGTTCTCATCGTACCAGCCTAAGGCCGGGGTGGAAGAACCTGGCTTTGGGGGCGAGGGGAGGAATCTTGATCGTCACTCGTGCCAGGTTCACTTTGTCTGGGATGGTCGGAGACCTCGACTTATATTTCCTTTCGCGTGAAAGTACGCTTGGAGGTCGAGAGCCCCACGTCTAGTTAGTAGCGGGCGCTCGCCCTCTACGGAGCCCAGGAAAGGAGCTCGACTATGTCAGGATAACTTGGAAAAGCACAGACTGTCGTCATTTCCGCCGCAAGTCACATAACCTGTGCCCTATCGCAAATTCTCCATTCCGCATAGCCACCCCTACGCGCTACACTATGAACCGAAAGAAGTAGAacggaagtaagctgtcctctagcgcacaccctttcataaaaggcaGTGCGCTAGGGGAAAGCTTATTTCCTTTTTCTGCAATAAAGGCGTATTCCTGTCTTAAGTGCACGttccaggggagatcaggggaccCTCCTCTGGCCCGTTCCTCCGGCGGAGGGCCGCTGTAGTAGCAGATTCGTATTGATTTCTTTCCTCCTCCGCGTGGCAAAATCCCAATCGCCTTCGGGCCTCATCTCTTATATAACAATTGGGATTAAACCCATGATACAATAGCGGTGCGGGCGGGGATCCTTTCCTAGTGCGCTTGCACTTATAGTGGTCATTTCCTTCATTTGGCCTATTTGTGTGTGtttccttgtttgtttgtttatttgtttgtttggttgtttgtttctttgttagaAGCCTGCTTTGCGGCAGGTTGCCCACGTGCCCACTGTGTTGCGGACAACCTGCCCAAgtattagtgcgaaagcgctcACACGCTCGCTCaacaacaccgaccaagaatcttgtcaccgtatGCGCGTACGATCTTGTGCCGCTGCTTAGAAACCAAACCCGAATTACTACCTAAGCTTACCCGACTTACTCGGGCAACTTCGGGCAGtcactcgggtaagctcggagtaGCGTCGCTCCAGCTGCGCGATAGGTTGCTCGGGTAGAGAAAAATGGTTCGCGCAACCCCTAGCTGTGGCTGTGATAAAAACAGCCACCTGGAAGTGCAGTGGCACATTTctgaaccactgcgccactgcgcgcGCTGGTAGTGGTGTGAGGACTTGCAGCCACCTATGAATACATAGACAATGatgaattctgcatatatgggtattGACCGACTAAATATAtcacgccatacccttaaggtggagcggAAATTCTCCTTCCAAATGAAGAACGAACACCTGCTTCAGCACGCCTACTCAGTTTAACTCTGTTGCGCCCTCaccaattttgaagcgaaagcttcactacgctgggtACAGCCGATTTCTCCGTGCGTTACCAGTTGACTATcaaatgagccagaggtcaagtgtggctataggccttaacGCATGTGGTCCACCATATTGTCGCACCACTTGAGCTTTGACATAATGATTAGTCGGCAGAGGGCGGtaaaataggccgcagcgttcattgcgtgaccaatctctcgcgatgaaccattagtttagctgccacctgccagagcggcagggtgggcgcgctgcctctccgttgtgcggaacgcactcaacgttacagacgccaggctgggtctacttgcccgatagaccacagctttcgttctctaaCGAAGTTCaggagtagttaaaccgcagctaatttttaatttttctttgctCTTGCACCTTCCATGGTTGATAACGCTGAAAAGCAGGACGTGTATTGGGCGTTGCTCATAATGTTTCCATCCTAGGCTTGGACCATTTGCAAGTGCACTCCATCCGCCTCTGTAGCGCAGTAGGCAGCGCGTCAGTCTCATAATCTaaaggtcgtgagttcgatcctcacccggggcaaggctttttttcttttcttccaattCCGCAAATGTGCCCTGTGGCATAAGACAATTTATAAACATGTGCAGACTTGTGTCGGCTACAGATGTCAACAAGGCCCGGTGTTGTGGCCCATGTGTTCAGATTCTTGTGTCTGGTGGCCGGCTAGGGTGGCACTCTTTGCTGCCAAGGTGTCTATAGACTGCGTGCCGTCCCAAGTCCGGGGGCTGGAGCGGAGCAGAAGACGCAGGTGGGAAAAGGTGTCTGTGATGTCTAAGAGGCCCTGACCACAGAACTAGGGCAAGACAGACATAACACGGCGCTCTTCGCCAGACATGAATTATATGTCTTCAGAAAGGAAATGAGTTCACATAGGACAAAATTAGCACACTGACATGAACCTGTTCAATCACTTGCAATGTCTTTTAGCAGTTAACTGCTCACGTTCCCCCACTCCCATCCACTGCCCCATTGTGGGCTCGAGCCACACATGCATTTTTACGCTCATCGCAACCTGGCAGTGGCAGAGTGAGTCAAGGCTGGGGCATTAGGCATTCGTCACCAACCACCAGGATTGAACAATGCCTGT contains:
- the LOC144097496 gene encoding zinc finger protein ZFPM1-like gives rise to the protein MDREDVVSLLTVSVPSLAELAAQQCTSSDSMDSDASPATRRHVSEQRRRLRMIRPMGEATVHRCRECQLQFRDPSRLVAHHVYKHQSPGTIERGKKMSCPICKQRCKSQRTMAAHLGTHLGERLCTKCGAELASGGGAAMHQLFHRTAGNFMCEQCGMAFVRRSGLNAHNRVRHAQHQPMTPR